The Microcystis panniformis FACHB-1757 region CTTCAACCCAACCTAGGTTCTTCTAGTCACTTTCGGGAATGGGTGGGAAATGGGCAATGGTCGCGGGTTGGGGATGGTCGGGTAGAGAGCGATCGGGGATTGATGACGACCAGGTTAAAAGTAGCTTGACTTTGTTACTCTACCTTCCATAGGCGTGACTTGATTTTTTGTGGACGATGTGTCACAATAAACCATATATATTCAAGTCAGAGCAATGTCAGAACTTCAATTATCATTATTCCCTCAAAATAATCAAGATATTGAAAAGACGAAAAAAGTCAAATTAGGACGTTATGAAAAAATTCAACGGGAACTACTGACCATCAAGCGTGATTTACATCAAGTTTTTGTGGATGTTAATTGTCCGATCGCTCCTCATCTAACTTATAACTTCATTGATTTATTTTGTGGTGCTGGTGGCATAACTCAAGGTTTAGTTCAGGCAAATTTTCATCCAGCAGCAAGTGTTGAAATCAATCCTGTCGCTTCATTAACACATCGGTACAACTTCCCACAATGCCATCATTTCTGTGGTGATATTCATGACTTTCAAGCAGAGAAATGGCTTATCTTGGCAGGCTCACCCGATATACATTTAGTGGTTGGAGGTCCGCCGTGTCAGGGTTTTTCGGTCGCTGGTAAACGAGATCCCAATGATCCTCGAAATCAATTATTTAAAGAGTTTATAAGAGTGGTTTCTGAAATTCAGCCTTGGTATGTCGTCATGGAAAATGTGCCAGGGATTCTCACGATGCAAAAAGGCAAGGTGAAAGAAACTATCTTAGAAGAGTTTGAATCGATCGGTTATTCTAATATTTCGATCGCTATTCTTGAATCTGCCGCTTATGGAATTCCTCAAATTAGACCGAGAGCAATTTTTATAGCTAATAGATTCGATCTACCTAATCCTTATCCTCAACCTCAATTACTACCTCATCAATATATTCCGATAGAGTCGGCTATTTCCGATTTACCTGCTTACACGCCTATTCCCGAAATTAATCATGAATGGACACGCCATTCCTCGAAGTATATGGAACGGATCGCACGAGTACCCCCCGGTGGTTCTCTCTATGAAACCTACGTTGATGCTTTTAAGCGCCAGTATCCAGGCAAACCGAGTATGACCATCAAAGAAAATCATGGAGGTACACATATTCATCCCCATCTTAATCGAGTTATTTCCGCCCGTGAAATGGCCAGACTTCAATCTTTCCCCGATTCGTTTATTTTTGAGGGAACCATGAAAAAAGCTATGTGGCAAATTGGTAATGCGGTTCCCCCACGTTTAGCCGAATGTATCGGATACGCTTTAATTCCTTATCTCAACAAAGTTGCTTTACAGCTAGAGCAAGAATCGCAGATTAATCAGAATTTAAATCCGATAGCTTGCGGTTGAGAGCAATTCTCCATTTCTGCAAATCATACCATCCACAGCCACTACACCCTACTTCCGCCACTTTTCCACTTTTTGGAATGGTATCCGGCCATTTTTCATCACCCTCATAATAAGTACCTAAGCAAAATTAATTACACATATCTAACCACCTCTTGCCTCTTGCCTCTTGCCTTTTGCCTTTCTTCACTAGGAAATTTATTTTGCACGACTACTTAGTATTGGATACCGAAGGGATAGCCCCGATCCCCTGTTTGGTAGCATTTACGGCAGACTTCACGCTTCTGTAAATTGCGCTGATTCGTCAAAAGTTGAAATTGTTCTCGAATCTCCGTATCGGCCAAATGCTCTAATGAATCTCGTCTCGTATCGTTTCCCCAACGAATTTCTGGAAATTTATGGTCGGGTAACAGATTATCTTTCCCTACAGTCTTACCCTCGTAAGCATCATAACCACCGAGCAGATCAATGATTTTCTTTCGTAGGGATGACGACCATACTTCGTATCCAGATATTCCACCACGAGGTAGAGGAACAAGTATAATATGCGTTTTCTTGGAACCACAAGTCGGGCATTTTTTTGATGTATGAGTTGCGATCGTATATCCCATTTCTTTTAAATCTTGAATCCTTCTAGCCCAATTCGGATTCGGGGTAATTGACAAGCAACACAAGTCCATTTAAAAGTGATGAGTACATCAAAGAATGATTTTGTTACTTCCGCTTCTTTCTGTAACCAGAAGACCTCTTGTTCTTGTCTCCACTTCGGATAATTACTCGGATGACAGTATAGAAAAGCTTGCTGAAGATATTCTTCGATTGCCGAAGATTCGGCCAGATCTACGCCAGTACGTCTATACTCAACTGGAATCGCGCCTTCCCAAATCGTACCGTCATCATATCGAAAAGTAACATCTATGTAACTTTCGGAAGCTTTTGAGTGTCTACGTTGTCCGTGTTGTACGATCTTTTCCATTGGTTTGATTAACTTTGTTTTCCAAGCCTTCTAATAGATTGGAGACATTGAGGTTCATTCCGTTCGCCAGACTAACAAGAGCGGTTACAGAAGGATTGCGAATCCCGCGCTCGATGCCAGAAATATATGTTCTATCTAGATTCGAGCGTGTCGCTAGTTCTTCTTGGGAAATACCTAGATTTTCTCTGTGTTGTCTTACTAACGAACCCAACGCTTTTAAAATTTTTGCCTTGTTTTCGTCCATAGCTCTATCCTGACCGAACATAGACGATGAGTCCACGGACGATCTGTCACATTCCGAGCGAAGCACTAGAAATCGAGCGGCTTTTGAGTATCGCTTGCCCGTTTATATCTGATAATCCATGACGAAAACCACCTTACCACCCCGTGCGTTGGCACTTAAGGCAGCGGTCATCTTCTTGGGATAGGGGAGATTGAGATTATTCATTAACTGAATAAAATCCTCACGATCGCGGCCGGCAAAACGGGGATTCCAGCGCTTTTCCTCACCGATCGAGGAGACCGTTCTGCCCAGATAATCGTGGCAGGGATAAACAAGCGTATCGTCGGGGAGAGTGAATAACTTCTCCGTCACCGTCTTGTATAGTACTTCCGGCGAACCGTTCTGAAAATCGGTACGACCACAACCGCGAATTAAGAGTGCATCCCCCGTTAATAGGCGTTTTTCATCGATGAGATAGGCTATATGACTATCGGTGTGGCCTGGAGTGGCGATCGCTTTTAGCTGCTGACCTGCCACGATCCAGATATCGCCATCGCGCACATAACCATCGATATCGCTCACTTCCGCATTTTCGGGAACGAGGATCGAACAGTTGGTTAACTCCCGTAAGCGGTGCGCTCCGGTGATATGGTCGGCGTGGACATGGGTTTCCATCGTGTAGCCTAGAGTT contains the following coding sequences:
- a CDS encoding DNA cytosine methyltransferase; amino-acid sequence: MSELQLSLFPQNNQDIEKTKKVKLGRYEKIQRELLTIKRDLHQVFVDVNCPIAPHLTYNFIDLFCGAGGITQGLVQANFHPAASVEINPVASLTHRYNFPQCHHFCGDIHDFQAEKWLILAGSPDIHLVVGGPPCQGFSVAGKRDPNDPRNQLFKEFIRVVSEIQPWYVVMENVPGILTMQKGKVKETILEEFESIGYSNISIAILESAAYGIPQIRPRAIFIANRFDLPNPYPQPQLLPHQYIPIESAISDLPAYTPIPEINHEWTRHSSKYMERIARVPPGGSLYETYVDAFKRQYPGKPSMTIKENHGGTHIHPHLNRVISAREMARLQSFPDSFIFEGTMKKAMWQIGNAVPPRLAECIGYALIPYLNKVALQLEQESQINQNLNPIACG
- a CDS encoding helix-turn-helix domain-containing protein; amino-acid sequence: MDSSSMFGQDRAMDENKAKILKALGSLVRQHRENLGISQEELATRSNLDRTYISGIERGIRNPSVTALVSLANGMNLNVSNLLEGLENKVNQTNGKDRTTRTT
- a CDS encoding MBL fold metallo-hydrolase — encoded protein: MFRQLFDRESSTYTYLIADSGTGEAILIDPVLEQVDRDRQILWQLGLTLGYTMETHVHADHITGAHRLRELTNCSILVPENAEVSDIDGYVRDGDIWIVAGQQLKAIATPGHTDSHIAYLIDEKRLLTGDALLIRGCGRTDFQNGSPEVLYKTVTEKLFTLPDDTLVYPCHDYLGRTVSSIGEEKRWNPRFAGRDREDFIQLMNNLNLPYPKKMTAALSANARGGKVVFVMDYQI